A section of the Carassius carassius chromosome 17, fCarCar2.1, whole genome shotgun sequence genome encodes:
- the fbxl3b gene encoding F-box/LRR-repeat protein 3: MKRGQKGGDDGEEDGGSVSGPELWKRLRRSDSEDEAVDWRQLPEEILLQIFQYLPLLDRAFASQVCRGWNQTFHTPELWRCFEFELNQPASSYLKATHPDLIKQIIQRHSNHLQYVSFKVDSSTESAEAACDILSQLVNCSLKTLGLISTARPSFMELPKSHFISALTVVFVNSKSLSSLKIDDTPVDDPSLKVLVANNSDTLKLLKMSSCPHVSPAGILCVADQCHGLRELALNYHLLSDELLLALSSERHVHLEHLRIDVVSENPGQQFHSIKKSSWDAMVRHSPKFNLVMYFFLYEDEFGPFFRDEVPVTHLYFGRSVSKEVLGRVGLTCPRLVELVVCANGLRPLDEELIQIAERCRQLSAIGLGECEVSCSAFVEFVKMCGVRLTQLSIMEEVLVPDSTYGPDDIHWEVSKHLGRVWFPDMMPTW; the protein is encoded by the exons ATGAAAAGAGGTCAGAAGGGAGGTGATGATGGGGAGGAGGACGGCGGGTCAGTGTCGGGGCCTGAGCTCTGGAAGCGTCTCCGGCGGAGCGACTCTGAGgacgaggcggtggactggaggcAGCTGCCCGAGGAGATCCTGCTGCAGATCTTCCAGTACCTGCCTCTGCTGGACCGGGCCTTCGCCTCGCAGGTGTGCCGCGGCTGGAACCAGACCTTCCACACACCTGAGCTCTGGAGGTGCTTCGAGTTCGAGCTCAACCAGCCCGCCAGCTCCTACCTGAAGGCCACGCACCCCGACCTCATCAAGCAGATCATCCAACGCCACTCCAACCACCTGCAGTACGTCAGCTTCAAG gtggaCAGCAGCACTGAATCTGCAGAAGCGGCGTGTGACATCCTCTCTCAGCTGGTCAACTGCTCTCTGAAGACGCTCGGACTGATCTCCACCGCACGACCCTCCTTCATGGAGCTGCCCAAA TCTCACTTCATCTCGGCGCTGACGGTGGTGTTCGTGAACTCAAAGTCTCTGTCGTCTCTGAAGATCGACGACACACCGGTGGACGACCCGTCACTCAAAGTGCTGGTGGCCAACAACAGCGACACGCTGAAGCTGCTGAAGATGAGCAGCTGCCCACACGTGTCTCCTGCAG gGATCCTGTGTGTGGCGGATCAGTGTCACGGTCTGCGCGAGCTAGCGCTCAACTATCACCTGCTGAGCGATGAGCTGCTGCTAGCGCTGTCGTCCGAGCGTCACGTTCACCTGGAGCACCTGCGCATCGACGTGGTGAGCGAGAACCCGGGTCAGCAGTTCCACTCCATCAAGAAGAGTAGCTGGGACGCCATGGTGCGCCACTCGCCCAAGTTCAACCTGGTCATGTACTTCTTCCTGTACGAGGACGAGTTCGGGCCCTTCTTCCGTGACGAGGTGCCCGTCACACACCTGTACTTCGGCCGCTCCGTCAGTAAGGAGGTTCTGGGCCGCGTGGGGCTGACCTGTCCTCGGCTGGTGGAGCTGGTGGTGTGTGCGAACGGCCTGAGACCGCTGGACGAGGAGCTGATCCAGATCGCAGAGCGCTGCAGACAGCTGTCGGCCATCGGCTTGGGCGAGTGTGAGGTGTCCTGCAGCGCCTTCGTGGAGTTCGTCAAGATGTGCGGCGTCCGGCTCACGCAGCTCTCCATCATGGAGGAGGTCCTGGTGCCAGACAGTACGTACGGGCCGGACGACATCCACTGGGAGGTGTCCAAACACCTGGGCCGCGTCTGGTTCCCCGACATGATGCCCACCTGGTAG